The DNA segment GATGCTGGCCCGCGCTGGCCACACTGTGGCCTTTCTCGACACGGACCCGCAAGGCTCGCTCGGGCGGTGGTTCATGACCCGCAATGACCTTGGCCGCACCGAGAATATGGAATTCTCCACCGCGTCGGCGTGGGGTGTCGGCTATGAAGTCGGCAAGCTGCGCGACATGGCTGAGTTTGTCATCATCGACACCCCCCCCAAGGCCGATTCCGACCTGCGCCCTGCCCTGCGTGTGGCCGATCTGGTGCTGGTGCCTGTCGCCTCCAGCCATGTCGATCTGTGGGCCACGGACGGGGTGCTGGACCTGACGCGCCGCGAAGGGCGCGACGTGCTGGTCGTGCTGAACCGCACCCGTGCGGGCACGCGCCTTGGCGCAGAGGTGTTGGAAGCCGCGCAAGCGCTCAGTGCGCAGCTTTCGACAAGCCAGATCGCCAATCGTGTCGCGTATGCCGAAACGCTCGGACAGGGGCTTGGCGGGATCGAAGGCGTGCGCAGCCCCGCCATGCGCGCCGAACTCGACGCGTTCCTGAGCGAGATCACCACCTTGCTGGCAGACACCTGACCCCACGCTACTTACATGCCAAAGAGCAGACCGTGCCCCATGGACGAGGCGCGCAGGGTGCGGTATCAGCACCCCAAATATTTCCTGTTCGAAAGGCGCCTCATGTCCGGCCATGGCCCCGCACTTCCCATGACTGCCCGCAAATCCGGCCCCCTTTCGGGCGTGGCCGAAGTCCCCGGTGATAAATCCATCTCGCATCGCGCGCTGATCCTTGGGGCCTTGTCCGTTGGTGAAACCCGTATAACCGGGCTTCTGGAAGGGCAGGATGTGCTGGACACCGCCACCGCCATGCGCGCGTTTGGCGCAGAGGTCACGCAGCATGGCCCCGGCGAATGGTCGGTGCATGGCGTGGGCGTGGGCGGCTTTGCCGAACCCGAGCAGGTGATTGATTGCGGCAATTCCGGCACCGGCGTGCGCCTGATCATGGGCGCGATGGCAACCACGGATATCACCGCCACTTTCACCGGCGATGCCAGCCTGAACAAGCGCCCCATGGGCCGCGTGACCGACCCGCTGGCGCTGTTCGGAGCGCAGGCACACACGCGTCGCGGCGGCCGCCTGCCCCTGACACTGATCGGCGCGGCAGACCCTGTGCCGGTGCGCTACCGCGTTCCCATGCCCTCGGCGCAGGTCAAATCTGCGGTGTTGCTGGCGGGTCTGAACGCACCGGGCCAGACTGTGGTGATCGAGCAGGAACCAACCCGCGACCATACAGAGCGGATGCTGCGCGGCTTCGGGGCCACGGTCAGCGTCGCGGAAAGTGACGAAGGCCGTGTCATCACCCTGACCGGCCAGCCCGAGTTGCAGGGCCAGAATGTGGCTGTCCCACGCGATCCGTCCTCAGCGGCCTTTCCGGTGTGCGCGGCACTGATGGTGCAGAATTCGAACATTCTGGTGCCCGGAGTCAGCCAAAACCCCACCAGAAATGGCATTTTTCTGACATTGCAGGATATGGGCGCAGATCTTGTGCTTGAAAACCCGCGCGAAGAGGGGGGCGAACCTGTGGCCGATCTGCGCGTGCGTTACTCGGCCCTGAAAGGGATCGAAGTCCCCCCGGAACGCGCCGCCAGCATGATTGACGAATACCCTGTCCTTGCAGCTCTTGCCGCCACCGCCGAAGGCGACACGGTCATGCGCGGCATCAAGGAATTGCGGGTCAAGGAATCGGACCGCATCGATGCAATGGCGCGCGGGCTGGAAGCCTGCGGCGTGCGCATCAGCGAGACGGAGGACAGCCTGACCGTACACGGCATGGGGCCGGATGGCGTGCCGGGCGGTGCCACGGTACAAAGCCATCTCGACCACCGCATCGCCATGAGTTTTTTGTGCCTTGGGCTTGCCGCACGCGCGCCGATCACCGTCGATGATGGTGGCCCGATTGCGACGTCTTTCCCGGTATTCGAGCCGCTGATGCAAGGGCTTGGTGCCCTGATCACGCGCGACAACCGCTAATCCTGCGACCGGCGCGCCTGCCATGCGGCCCACAGGTCGGGGCGGCGCGCACGGGTCAGAGCCTCGGCCTGTTCCTGACGCCAGCGTGCGATCTCGCCATGATTGCCTGACATCAAGACCGGTGGAA comes from the Roseinatronobacter monicus genome and includes:
- a CDS encoding ParA family protein; its protein translation is MAKGKVITVAQQKGGSGKTTLVVNLGVMLARAGHTVAFLDTDPQGSLGRWFMTRNDLGRTENMEFSTASAWGVGYEVGKLRDMAEFVIIDTPPKADSDLRPALRVADLVLVPVASSHVDLWATDGVLDLTRREGRDVLVVLNRTRAGTRLGAEVLEAAQALSAQLSTSQIANRVAYAETLGQGLGGIEGVRSPAMRAELDAFLSEITTLLADT
- the aroA gene encoding 3-phosphoshikimate 1-carboxyvinyltransferase, with translation MSGHGPALPMTARKSGPLSGVAEVPGDKSISHRALILGALSVGETRITGLLEGQDVLDTATAMRAFGAEVTQHGPGEWSVHGVGVGGFAEPEQVIDCGNSGTGVRLIMGAMATTDITATFTGDASLNKRPMGRVTDPLALFGAQAHTRRGGRLPLTLIGAADPVPVRYRVPMPSAQVKSAVLLAGLNAPGQTVVIEQEPTRDHTERMLRGFGATVSVAESDEGRVITLTGQPELQGQNVAVPRDPSSAAFPVCAALMVQNSNILVPGVSQNPTRNGIFLTLQDMGADLVLENPREEGGEPVADLRVRYSALKGIEVPPERAASMIDEYPVLAALAATAEGDTVMRGIKELRVKESDRIDAMARGLEACGVRISETEDSLTVHGMGPDGVPGGATVQSHLDHRIAMSFLCLGLAARAPITVDDGGPIATSFPVFEPLMQGLGALITRDNR